The nucleotide window AATGAATACATAAAACTTATCAACTTGATTAATTGATTCCTTGTTATCACTATTTATAAGAAACTTATTAATGAGTTATAAAGTATAACAAATTTCTGGAAACAGTAGTGAAGAACTTGAGGAGAGATATTTACATGAAGCTCGGTAAGTATTTTGCAGAACACTACGATACCGTGGTAATGGAGGATATTAACGTTAAGAAGCTGGTTGGTAAGTCTCTCAAGGTAATGAGGAGGAGGCTTCACGATATTGGTTTTTACGAGTTTAGGACGATACTGGAGTATCAACTAATAAAATACGGTAAGAAGTTCACCCTCGTCGATCCAGCATACACGTCGATGACTTGTGCTAGATGCGGATACGTTAGGGAAGATTTAACGGGAGTGTTCTCATGCAGTCATCTTATTCGATATCATATAGTAAAATTATATCAAGTTCTCTCTAATATACTGTACTCCCTTCAAGTAAGTCTCATTTAAGGGAGTTCCCTCCCTTGAAAATACGTGAGGGTACATTACATTCAACAAGGCCAAACTGTACTCCGTCATCCTCATACTCCTAGTAACAGCTTTAGTATCCCTAGCCAGCCTCGCTAACCTACACCAAGAATTATGACTCTCCACAAGATAAGTATACTTCTTACCCGCTACACGATTATCGAGAACTTGATAAACACAATAGTAGTCAGTATAGTTTACCTCACTCCTAGGTAACCAACCCAAACGAAAAGTCCCATAACTCCTATCCCCAAACTCATAGAAAGGCACCCCATCAGCAGTCCAAATCCACAAATCCTCCCTCATCACTCCATGCCTAACACGGAAATAAGTCCAGAACTCGTCAAACACCGTAGACTTAGCTGTGAAATTCTTGAGCTCACCCTTCAAGATCGTTAGATACGTGAAGGCCCTTATCTCAATCCTCCTCACTAGGCTGTATTCAATGGTTTACCTTCAACTCTTGATATTGCCCTCATGCTCATCCTGTTCAAGTACTCCTTTAAGATTCTCTTCCTCTGTTCCCTATCCATTCTGTGCTTTAACGCGTCGTAAAACGTCCTTCCACACGCTTTACACTTGTATTTTGCTTTCCCTCTAGATGAACCGTTCTTTACTACTCTGTTAGAGTTACATGATGGGCATGTTGGTCTGCTCTCTCTTCTCCTTATCCCTACTTTCCTCAAGATAAGGTTGATGGTGGGATTCCCGTTTTCGTGATTTGAACTCCCAAGGAGTAGGCTGCTAATGCTAATGCAATATCCTTTAGCTCGTACTTTCTCGGCTTAAGATTTAAATTTCTTAGAATCATAAGTATTAATTGTGCGAGGGTTACGAGGTTCATCCTGGTAACCCTCACAAAAAATCTCGTAACCCTCGCACATAAGCTTTTTCAGAGGCTGTTTTCATGTTCTAATTCATTGGCTGCATCTCGATCGAAACGACTAATTGTGGAAATTTCTAGCCTGATTTAATTTTACTATATGATATCGAATAAGATGACTGCATGAGAACACTCCTGATTTAACTCTCTCCGACCGCGTGTTTGTTTGTCCTAAATGCGGTTGGATAGTAGACCGTGACTATAATGCTTCCTTCAACATCCTACACAGATCGGGGTCGGAACGACCCTTAGTGCCTGTGGAGCTCTGCCTTCTACCGCTGGCAAGGTGGGGGTATGAAGCAGGAAGCCCTGTCCGTTAGGGCAGGGTAGTTCACTTTGGAAAACTCCACCTAAAGAAGAGAAAACCAGACGTCATACATGAAGTTAAAGAATTAGGATCTAGACTCGTGATGGAGGAGCTAAAAGAATTATTTGCAAAAAGCCAATACTACTCCCTTATAATGAAAGCTATGGGCGATTCATGGATCCATTGCGAATTGTAATTTGTAAATAATACGTTGTAAAAATGTTAATATTGATAATCGTGTATCTCTGCTAATTAGTCGTCTTCATTTAGTTAATTTCGTAACAATATTCGAAATAAAGTGAATTCGCAATGGATAACTGAATCTCTCAAAGCTATAGCAACCTTAGAAAATGCCAGATGGAAAAACATAATGGATTACGTAATAGCAAAAACTGAAAGAAAAATCAGTAACACCACACTTTCCAGAGATCTAAGAAAACTAATGAAAATGGGGTTTATAGAGAAAGAAAACGACGAATACAGAATCCCAGATCCAATTACGAGGTACACATTGCTAAAAGACTTTCCTTAATTTTCAACATATTATACTCTATTTTAATCTAGATTTACGCTGTGCTTTGTGGCTGACTTCCTTATATAAAACATATTAGTCAGATCTGCGTAATACAGATCTGACTGGGGTTGAGGCCGTTGACTCCTTTGGGCTTAGAGCTCGACGGTGAGCTTGGCCTCCTCCAATTCGGACCGGAAGTTGGGCTTGAAGCCCGAATAAGGGTGAGTACACATGGAGGCCCCAGTCGCCGGAATAGATATATCAAAAGATAAATTAGTAGTGTACTTCCAAGGTAAATACTACGAATTTCAAAATAATAAGCAAGGTTTTGAAGGAGTAAAGCAAGTCTTGCCAAAGGGTTGTAAAGTGGCTATAGAAAGTACTGGAATTTACCACATCAACTTGGCTAAGTACTTGGGTAAAGAGTACGACGTGAGGATTATTAACCCCTTCATACTCAAGAAGTTCAAGGACATTAGGGGCAAGAAGAGTGACAAGAATGATAAAAAGCTTGCCGAGCTAGTTGTAAGTATAGGCAGTGAGTTTACAACGAGTGAGGCTAAGGAGTTAACAAGCCAATGGGATTTTGTGACAAGGAGCATTGCTAGGGTTAAGAATAGGTTAAGGAGGGATTTAATACTTCTAGGATATAGGGATAGTTTGTCCAGGAAGAACTTGAATGAAGTATTGAGAGGGGAGGATAATGCAGCGTTATCTGAGATTAGGTTTCTTTTAGGCGAACTGGAGAGGCTTGAGGCTAGGAAGAGGGAGATTGAGGAAGAGCTTGAGGATCTTGTTCCCAAGGATAGTTTGATCTTCACGATTCCAGGTATTGGCAGAACGTTGGGTTGTATAATTTTAGCAAGGGTTGGTGATGTTAAGCGTTTTGGTGACAAGAAGAGGTTTGTTGCTTATTGTGGTCCTCTTGTTGAATCCAGTGGGAAGAGTGTTGTATCGAGAGGCATTTCTAAGAGAGGTGATGCTGTTTTGAGGAGTTCTATCTTGCAGCTTTAACTGCTATCAAGGTTAATCCTATTATCAAGCGTTTTTATGAGGAGCACAAGGGTAGGCTTAAGGGTAGGAAGTTGATTATTGCTTGTGCCAGGAAGCTTGCTGTTATTACTTGGGCTGTGCTGTATTATAATAAGCCCTTTGATGCTAACGAGTAAAGCAGGTGACATCACTTGCATAAGTAGTGTGTACTATGCTCGATTTTTCACGGAAAGGTTTTTATACCGGAAGCTCACCGCCCTAAACGATACTCCCAAAATAGTCTTACAAATATAAATTCAGCTAAGATTATCGTATTGTTTCTTCAAATGTAAGAAAACATATCCCATTGTACTTATCATTAATAACCTAAAATACAATTATACCCATCTAACAATATAAATAAAATGAAATTTCTTTGAATCTAATGTTATTTTTGATACATGTTCATACCCAATAACCATGGGCATTTCACCAATTTTACACTTTTTAGGTAAACAATTATAAAAAATATTATTATAGAGCTGGATTTTTCTATAAATTTTGATATAATTAAATAAAATAGTCATATAATTCATGATCATTAGTTATAAACAGAAAGCAATTGTTTTTAATAATACGATTTTGGGAGTACCGTAAAAGGGCGAGGCTTTCAGCATTTTGTAAAGGACAAAGGCCTTTTCGTGGAAAAACTAACATAAAAAGGACAAATAATAAACCATTTTTACAAAGTGTATCGACCATAAAACTTTATACGCCCACTAAGACTATTTAAAAATAGAATGTGTAGAATGTTAGCATACTACGGACGGGATAAGGATTACCTTAAAAAATTAGCCAATTGCTTAGTTAGGGCATCTCAAAAGGATCCCCTATCAGATGACATTCACGGAGATGGATGGGGGGTTGCAGCACTGACTACAAATAAGTTAGTATACTATAGGAGTCACTTACCCATTTTTGAAGATAAGGATAACCTAGAGAGTATAATAGACTCATTAGACGGTGAAGTGAAAGTAATTATCCACGCTAGACAGGCAAGTGATAAAAACTTAGTCTCTGTATACTATTCTCACCCCTATTTAGAAAGTAATCACGAACGTTTACTTTTTCTGGCACACAATGGAAGTGTTGATAAGTATAAACTAGGTGAAATGATAGGGATAGACCCTACACTGATGGTGGATTCTGAATTAGTTGCAAAGTATTTATCTATTTATGGGATTAAGGAAGTTGATAAGCTCAGAGACGTTACACAATCTGCGTTAAACTTACTCCTATTGGAGATAAATAGAAAAGATAGATCTTCTCATCTATTCTATTATAACTATTATAGAAAGGATAAGATACGCAGAAAAGAGGACTATTACAAGCTGTATCTTCATAACGGTGCAGTATATTCATCCTCATTAGCATATACTGGATGCGAAAAAGGAGAGGAAGTAGAGTTAGGAAAGTTGTTAGTGTTAAATGGTTAATATAGTACTTAGGATTCTCTGGAGTGGGGAAGTTACTAGGGTAGCGTTGGAGGAAGCTAGAAATATGAACGCTAAGTTAATAGTCTATAGGAACGCGGGACAAAGTACGACTAGCATTTATAGGAAAATCGTTACACTTTTACGTTACGTTAAAAATATATAACGAATCTTTCCTAGTTAGATGAGAAATGTTTATTGATAAGCTATAATATTAAGAAGTACAATGAAAGATATTTATAAATACATGGATAAATATTTTGACTTTTTATGATAAGGGAATTTCCTAAAACTACTAACTCTGCAACATCCCCTTGTACTTCTTGTACATCTGGGCCTTGGCAGATATGACGAAGTCCAAGCCCAACTCCAAGAGGTATCTAATCACTTCGTTCACTGCGAACTCCCTGTCCGCGAAGACCATGACGAGCCTCAGCTTGTCCTCCTCCAACTCCTTCACGATTACCTCCATCACCGCCTTGAAACCTTCAGCTATGTTCTTCACGGTCACTGGGATCACGTCCAAGAAGCTCCTCGTCCTCCCCAGGAGGAAGATCGCAGCTTGAACCAGTCCCCACGACGTCCCCTTAGTTGGCTTTATCCTACTCAAGAAACTCTTGTTAGCGTGGTATTGAGGTATGGCATGGAAGTCCACTGCTACCCTCCTGTCCCTGACTCCCCTTAACGTCATCCTCCCCATCTTCCTCAACGCATCCCTCACGTCCTCAACTTGAACCGCGTTCAACTTTCTCAACGCTCTTCTCCCATCTTTTCCCAACCTGCTCAAGTAGCTCCCACTCGCCTTAAGCAAGGCACTGAGGAGTTCCTCAGGGAAAAGTATTTTAGTGAGGACCGAGTAAATTATCTTGAGGGCAGACCTGGCGAAGTCCCGGTTGAACTTCGCCGGTTTAGTTGTATTCTCATGCTTCAAACATTCAGGTTCGCCCTCGTATATACAAACTTTTCTCCAGAAATTCTCATCCTCTCAACTTTTTCTGTATTTCATTCATCTCGTTTTTTACGAGAAAAAAGAGATTCCCATACTGACGTGTAAGAAGGTTTTGTACTTCGATTCATTCGTCAAGCTTCTCTAACTTTCTCGATGTTCGGATGAGACTATGCACGTCGTTTTCACCACGT belongs to Saccharolobus solfataricus and includes:
- a CDS encoding IS200/IS605 family accessory protein TnpB-related protein — protein: MKNLRRDIYMKLGKYFAEHYDTVVMEDINVKKLVGKSLKVMRRRLHDIGFYEFRTILEYQLIKYGKKFTLVDPAYTSMTCARCGYVREDLTGVFSCSHLIRYHIVKLYQVLSNILYSLQVSLI
- a CDS encoding class II glutamine amidotransferase — its product is MCRMLAYYGRDKDYLKKLANCLVRASQKDPLSDDIHGDGWGVAALTTNKLVYYRSHLPIFEDKDNLESIIDSLDGEVKVIIHARQASDKNLVSVYYSHPYLESNHERLLFLAHNGSVDKYKLGEMIGIDPTLMVDSELVAKYLSIYGIKEVDKLRDVTQSALNLLLLEINRKDRSSHLFYYNYYRKDKIRRKEDYYKLYLHNGAVYSSSLAYTGCEKGEEVELGKLLVLNG